The following proteins are co-located in the Trichomycterus rosablanca isolate fTriRos1 chromosome 14, fTriRos1.hap1, whole genome shotgun sequence genome:
- the clrn2 gene encoding clarin-2 has protein sequence MPTLWKRIVFSLGSLLSVGSAALLVVALSTERWITATLLCQTGADLVNASQPELSQFTGDVYYGLFRGGKTRRCGLGSRRSNVYVFPRLIRTINGGLHMTVIFFLFIAIGFALVSLAFCIYNARKVPYQSIMGPLGVYLWNFIAALFCCLGFACFVSAVRCHRLTERVANFRENVFSFVVLEESLGFSFWLCVASAVSHGTNILVVASSRIHLPKIQTKKPDVPTVTGEDLLY, from the exons ATGCCGACGCTGTGGAAGCGGATCGTGTTCTCTCTAGGCTCGCTATTGAGCGTGGGCTCGGCGGCGCTGCTGGTCGTGGCCCTCTCCACGGAGCGCTGGATCACCGCCACCCTCCTGTGCCAGACAGGAGCTGATCTGGTCAACGCGTCCCAACCGGAGCTCTCGCAGTTCACCGGGGACGTCTACTACGGACTCTTCCGGGGAGGGAAGACTCGGAGGTGCGGCCTCGGCAGCCGGCGGTCCAACGTCTACG TCTTTCCGAGGCTGATAAGGACGATCAACGGCGGCCTTCACATGACCGTCATCTTCTTCCTGTTCATCGCCATTGGCTTCGCACTGGTGAGCCTGGCGTTCTGTATCTACAACGCCAGGAAGGTGCCGTACCAGTCCATTATGGGTCCTCTAGGGGTGTATCTGTGGAACTTCATAGCGG CCCTGTTCTGCTGTCTGGGTTTCGCCTGCTTCGTCTCGGCGGTCCGCTGCCATCGGCTGACGGAGCGCGTGGCTAACTTCCGCGAGAACGTCTTCAGCTTCGTGGTCCTGGAGGAGAGCCTGGGATTCTCCTTCTGGCTCTGCGTGGCCAGCGCCGTCTCGCACGGGACCAACATCCTGGTGGTGGCCTCGAGCCGGATCCACCTGCCGAAGATACAGACCAAGAAGCCGGACGTACCTACGGTGACGGGGGAGGATCTACTCTACTGA